tttaaaataagcaaactaGAGTTCTTTGAAATTACAACTTAAAAATCTGTCTGTTCCATTTCATCAGGTTTAGATTCAAGTAGTACTGAAAAGGTAGAAGGATCTGTTAGATGACCAGCATCACTCTGAAGGCTAGAAGATCTTAAATTGTCAAAAGTAGAAATGTCTAGAACTGTGAAAAAGGCAGTTTTCActtttcaaagatgaaaaaCTCCAGCTCATCTCAGTGGAACACAGATGTCTACCTGCTAAGCAGATAAACCATGACTTAATGGAGGGCATCATCTTTCTGCAGcattaataaacaaacaaaaaaaaaggacacaggTTGTTGTTTAAGCAAGTCTAATAGCAGAGGAACAGACTGCCAAAACACGAGAAACTTTCTCACCTCCAAAGTGAGTCCAGTCAGCAGATTTGCTTGGCAGAGacaatctgaaaaacaaaaatgaagcattaaATAGTAAGTTTAAATAGGCGAACACTCTGCAAGTCACTTTAAAATGGCCTGCCTACCTCAAAAGAGTTTACAGTCTAATAAAAGTACAATTATGGTCAGTCGGTATGTGAGAAAATAAGGAGGAACTGTGCAAGCAGCAGATTGCAAGGGCAGATGATGGAGGGAGTAAtttattggaaaagaaaaattctcaCAGGCATAGAACAAATCAAAAAATGTGGTAGTaagatgaaaagaagaaatacagcagaTAAACCTAAACCTTAAATCCAGTTGTCCAGTTTTTAGTTTCATGTATATTAGAAAGTGTCAACCTCCCCTTGGCCTCTACAGTTACTTTTGCCTATCTAGTGTGGGACTTAAACGTGATAAAGTGAACAAATCTCACTATCAGTGGTACCAAACCACAGCTGGGCACAGCCAGCAGCCCTGCTTCTTCATCCCAAGCCCTGTCAGTGATAGCAGTAAGAGTCCTATGGTCACAGCCCCACTTTTTACAGCAAAGCGAACTAGTTACCACGGCAAATATAAAAATGCTCCACCCAGAACCTCTAGCTCAGTTAACAGCAACGTTTCACAGAACGTGGTTTTGCTGCAGATTTCCAGACACAGCTGCTTTCAGGTAGAGCTATGAAAATAAAGCCAGCACAAAAAGGACTAAGAAGAAAGTTTGCAAAGTACAATTTTCAGTCACCTACTTGTTCAGCTCCTTAGTGTGTGCATCCGCTCCTTGCTGTATCAGCCTGTCCAGCACTTCCACGGGAGAAGTGGAGGACACGCACTCCTCATCCTGGGTTCCCTTGGCTTTCTTTAGCAGCTCCTCGGTCTTCTTGCCAACAAAGAGGTAGGCAGTCTTTGGTAATGCAACCTCAAAAAGGTGGTCGTATAGGGGAGGCTGCCCGCTCCCAAACACCATCCGTCTTTGTGCTGGTACTTTGCAAGGGCTGGGAGCGAGAATACACATCTCTCCAGAGGCTCCTTCCCTGTTACCAGCAGGGCTTTCAGCGGAGCCTCCGCAGGGCTTGTCTATGGGAGTAaatgtttgtttgggtgtttcCCGCGCACTCTCAGGCCCAGGCTTGTCCAGAGAAGATGTTAAAGGCTCAGAGGTCTGACTGTGTCCCTGAACGCCAGAGACTGCTGAATGGGTCTTCTTTTGAGAGCCTGACAGACTTTCGTTTGTGCGGTAAAATGGAGAGTCAAATCCTCCTCTAGGCACCATGTGTTCAGCATCAGTTGTGATCTCGGAGATCTCTTTAGATATTGCATCTGAGAAGGATGGGAGGGGGGAGCATAATATCTTGTATTTTAACATTACAAACATTTCCTTAGCTAAGATGTATGTAAGGATGACAGAAATTACCTTCCTCTCTGTCCTTTTCAGCACTATCTTCAAAAGACAAACCACCTAAAAACTCTGGAAGATCACTTAAGGTTACTGAACTTTTACTACCGGGtgtgtctgaaaaaaacaaaaaagaaatgttagtTGTACAGATGCTATTTTCTCCAGCCTTATCGCAGCACAAAACAGAAGGCTTTTACTGCTGAAAGAGCCTTAGAATAAGCCTGTCCTTCCTTCAGATGCTTCCCCAGCGGAGGAAACTATCCAAGACCTGTTCCATTCAGAGATCAGTCACTGGTCGGTCCTGAGcccaaaatgtaattttgtaaaCTTAACATCTGCTGTTGTACAACAAGTGTAGGCGACCGCCTCTGTAAATAAGGATGTGCTGTTCGCAACTAAACcaattaaataaatagaaaaaaacaggCTTAAGTGTAGAGTGATTACTGTACTTCCACATTAGCAATAAAATCCCCTTTGGATTCTGATCTGGCTACACAAGGACACAGAACTTACCTGAAAAAAGGAAGTTTAGCCAACTAATGTAACAGAAACTCAACAATGTGACTACTGATGAAAACTCTGAGCCAGCTGCCAGGGAGATCCACACTAAAGCACGCAGGGCAGAAACACCTCTTGTTCACAGCTCAGTCACAGATTAGGAGCCCAGGGGAAAACCTAGTTTGTTCTTCATGTGTGATTCAGAAAGTTCAGATTCCAGTGTTGCTATACAACTTTACCAAGGAAAACCAGCTTTGAATTTCACAATCATCTCCACTTTGAGGATGGTTAAAGATTGACAGTACAGATGTCTCAATTACAGTACCAAAATCCCTTTCTACAGCTGTCACAGACAGAGATGACAGAGAATGGAAAATGGAATCTAGATTTACCTATTAGAGGTTGAGTTCCTCAACCATCCACTGTTGATTTCAATATTCCacaggactttaaaaaaaaaggttcaagTACAGCAATATAATTGTAGatggaaaacaaagattttcCAAGAGCCTTTAAATGGGAGCGTCATTTATCCTTATGTGCAGCCTTACAGTTTGATCCAGACATGTGACATAAGACTTGTTCAGGTAAGACTTCATATACAACTTGCTGcttctaataaaaaaatcatcctCAAAgaatcagctttaaaaaaaaaaaaaacaaaaccaaaacccatgaactttttcagttttcactgtagatttgtatatttaaatatgCATAAGAACACATGAGGGCcagttaaaaaaatccacaagctATTTCTGAAGGCAAAgagtaaaaatgaaatcaaaagcACCACAAGAAAGTTTTAAGTTGAACCACAGGTTAAGGCAGGGTCCTGGAACTACGAAGAACTTGTTGGGGGAGAGGAGGcgcagaaaaagacaaaaacctgtGGAAAAGTGTTTGGCAACTGGAACAGGTGTCAATAAAACCAGGATTTGTTTACAATAGGTTATTGTAATagggagaggaaaacagagTTTACCCAATGATTTATCGCTGTTTATGACATTTTGCTGTCGGTACAGTGAAGGCCTCCCAGAATCTGGTTTGTCCTcctgaaaatatagaaaacaaaaaccaaaatagatTCTTGACATCAGACATCTGTTGGAAACAAACCTCTTGGACAGTTTCATAGAAAGGGAATTCCTGCAAATAGATGGCTTAAATAGCAAACCAATCTAAGCAGTCTTCAAACTGTGCAACTGGAAGTAGCAATAGTTGCgtaaacttaaaagaaaatgagtttttgcaatgaaatgcaaattttttaaaatctgttactCTGATTTTTCCTTCTGGTCACTGCACGTATGACAAGTCAACGAAAAAAACCATCAGATTTGTTTGGCAGAAGAGTTTTGTTATACCTTTTTAGGAGGcatggcagcagctgaagggattgAAACATGCACAAAGTCATCTGAAGCGCAGGGTGGAGGAGGAGACGTGGCTGGTGTTCCCAAAGGTGTTCCTTTCCCCCCTGCTGAAAAGGAGGAGCAAAAGTTTTCTCAGCAGGCTCCCACTTCCTCCTTTCAGCTGAATATTGTATGTGAAGAATTGTACGTTTCAAACACTATCTCAACCATTTACTTCTTAAATCTCTTTCAACTTTTTATCAAAATAAGAGTGCACAGTTTTTAAAAGACCTGCTTCAGACTTTGGCACTTAATTAATTGTGACTTAATTGCCGTTTCTGTGTTTGCATTAGCACTGCTCTAGATGACCAGGTTATTCAGTCCACAGAATGACTTGAGCCTATCAAACAGCACGGTGCGGCATTCTCTCTTAAGAAGTTGACAGCAAAATTTACAACCAGAATTTCTATTATAATAAACTTCGAAGGCCTAACTCCAAAATGCAGCACGTACCGGAGGTGCCAAGAGCTTTGCTGTAAGGTTGTGAGGCAGAGTGGGATGGCTCCGATGGGACAATGCCAGGGGATGTGGGTGGAGTGGTCATCCCACACACTGCAGAAGGACTCCAGATGGTAACCTGTGGAAAAGCAACACACAACAAACACAAATCAGCGACACTCAGAAAAGGAACACATGAATAATCCATATCCAGGTTCTGACACGGGAGATCAGATGGGGATTAAACCTGAAATGTACACCAGCTTCTGAAGAGCTCACAAACATGTTTTCAGAAGCACGAATTTCTTTGGATTGTCACAAGAAACCAGGAGCAAAGTGCAAAGCATTAAAAGCATTTTGGCTCCACTGTACGTTCTGCTTTACCTGCTGTGCTTCAGTTGGCAGCCGTATTGTCTGTGGGCTCAGAATCTGAGGTAGCTGCCCTGGCATTTGTGATAGTGTTAGCCGAGGAGTGGAATATGGGGTAGAagtccctgaaagttaaaaaaaaaaattaaaagcatccAACACATCAAACACAAATCAATGATTCTTCTGGGTAATATTTAAAGGCTTTTaaccaaaacatttcaaatcCATTCAATACACACAGTCGTAGCTAGCAAACAAGAGACTTTTCTTCCAGcccaagaaaatacatttttaatatattacatACTAGAGCTTTTCTTTTGGTTGGTTCATTGTTTTAGGGCAGGGGAGAAAGAAGCAGTGGAAAGGCAACTTTGCCAACATTCTGTATGTCTACATGACCAGAGCatatgtctatatatatatatattttttttaaatgacagtttATTTTCTGGTGCTTAAGAATCAAATTTTAAGTGGGACAAATTAGTAAGACGTCTTTTTGCTATAGGGCCAGTTTTCCTCCAGAAACTGGGTATTCACCAGCCATCAAGCAGGTCTTACCATAGCTGCTCTGTGTGTCAATGTCAGAGCTGGCACTGGGGTCAGTTTGATGATGTTTTAAGCTTGTGCTGAGTTTCCGAGACACAGAGGAATAACCATCTTCATACGAGGCTTCTGCAGGGTCCAGGGAGATTTTGGCACATTCTATCACAACATCATGAGTTTCTAGTCTTTTCCACCTGCAGACAGTTTTTGGATCCAAAAGAGTAAGTTAGTCAATTATTGTTACAAATAAGAGTTCCTGGAAATATGAGGAATTGGCTTGTAGGACGGCTCATTTGTTCCAGACAGCTTTGCACACTCCCAGTCAAAACTGGAACAAGGCACCATACAGAAATTGCAACCAGATGACTTGTAAGAGGGGGTCTCAAAGAGGAGACAAACAGCTTTGACACAGAGATCCATAAAGGTCTGCCATGGAGCACTCTGGAAAGGAGGAACAGCACACGGAGACTTGGTTGATCCTGAGCTTCAGCAGCTGTAGAAATCAGCTCAACTAGACTCAGATGTTGGTAGTCAAAATTGAGACATGCCAGCAGTGAGGGAATCTTATATTATTTAAGCAAACACCATCTGCAATGTTAGTTTCAGGTCTGTGTTTTTCCTCCCAAGTTTTGGGAATGTTTTTTTTACTATTACTACCTCCTTCATTCTGAAAACTTTTTCTTACTAAATTAAGTGGCCAGATTAGATCTGCCCAATATCTCAGGCAATGGAAATTCACtgtaaagaagagaaagcacagAAGGCTGCCAATTAAAGGCTGAGCTGCTTTCGAGTGTAAGATATTATGTGCAAGATACCAAATCAGAAGGCTTCAACTGGTAGTTTTGTGCCAACTGTGCTCCTTAGTGGTGCCACCCTCCCCCCTGTCTGGGAGAAGCCTACAAAACTGAGCACTGTGATATTCAATAGGTTCCCATTTAGGAGTGTTTTCCTAGTGGCTCTGAAAAGCGGGGCAAGAGCACTACTGTGCAGCAACAAGAGTcaattttctcctcttcagtGGCTGGGCCTGTGGAgacaagagaaaagcagcaagtggtgctgctgcaggcaaaTGAGCCTATTGCTAAAGAAAACTAATACAGCTGATAATGTTAAGACATACCTGTTAAAAGAACTGATCTGTTAACTGAACCAATATCTAGGTACCAAAACAAGACACGCTGAAGCCATTTTAAACACTTAAATCCCACCAAGTACttcaacaaaccaaaaaaaaaaaaaaaaatcacccaaacTTTATGCCAATGAAGCGGGTCAGTGGtagtttctctttcttcattatAACCAAATTCTTTTAGAACTTTATGAGCATGTTTGATTGTTAAGTCATAAAATTAAGACAAAGTCAACTGTTAAGTAGAAGACAGATTCTACCCCAGACATGAAATGCATTTAGAACCCAAATATTGCTGGTAATAGCTTTTCACAACAGTTTTTGCTCATTCATCCAGCCATAAGCTTGGATGAGGAAAGTCTATGTGTTTACCTGGTGTACCCATGTTTACATGGGTGGCAAAACACCACTGCCACACGCTGTTGCTGATAGAAAAGGTTTTGCTGTAAAGCCTTCTGAAAGAACCCAGCTGAAAGCTGCTCATTTATAGCCTTTCCTAATAGCAGAGTGAACATATATACCTTCGTGGGTCCAGTTCATGGTCCTTAGATCCAGTCACTAATTCTGGATGAATTCGCACATGTTCCATCATTGGCTGGATGAGCAAGAGCAAGAAGAATCACATATTATCAGTACAGCGTCTTTTGGTTGCACTAAATTACACAAAGCTGATGAGCAACCTACTGATCCCAATAGTTCAGAATGTTACATTTCCAGATAAAGCTAATGCACATCATTGTAATTTCAAGAGATGATCTTGCTCCCAACAGAGATTTCAGTCCTCCAATagccagattttattttgttttgttgagcGGCCCTCAGTTAAATCAATGTACTGTGTTGAATTGGCAAATACCCGCCTTTTTACAGCTATCAATTCCTTGTCTCAGACAAttcagagagaagcagcattttacCTTGACTACCTCTTCAAAGGTCTCCAAGTTTTCCTTCATACTGTAGTGAGAACGCAGAAAGGACACAAAATTGCAAGGATACATTCCATAAAGACGATGAAAGAGAGCATAAATGCTGGCATGAAGATGGACAAGGTAAATGTCTGCCACATGACCTGGAAAAAGTAGTTATAATCTTTTTCATTACACTGGAGAAAAGGACGAAACTTCTAAGAATGCACGCAAAGTacttttaaatttgaaatgttaacTCGAACAAGTCTTCTGAGATACAAATAGTCTCTGGCGAAACTGTGAAGTCTTCTGAGAGAAAAGGCAACGCTTACTCATCAGCTCACAGCAACACCAAAAATTAAGACATGGACCCTGAAATCCAACCAGTACCCTGCCATTCTCAAAGTACAGCATTTTCTTAATTCAAGTTAGAACCTGAAGCCCCTCTAGATAGTGAGCCAGAGTTTGCAAAACTGACTGTAAGATTAAAACTAAGGTTTGCATCCCTTCAAAGGTAAAAATTAAAAGCCTGTATCCACAAAAAGCAGTCATGACAGACTTGAATCTTACTAGCCATCTTGTGAGTTCCAAACCTACTTGCAACGCAAAATGGCCCTCTAAATAACATCCCTATGAGCTTAACACAGCATTTGTTCATACAGCCGtgagacacacacacaggtaACACTAGTGTTAGACATCAGACACCTTACAACAAATTCAACAAAACCAATTCATCAGAACCGATGTCGTAACTGAGAAGACGAGTTTTACCAACGCTTCCATGACCATTGATAGTTGCACACTAGAAGAAACTCTTACATGTtgcttcttccccctccccatctGTACCTGGGAATCTCAAATTCCCAAATATCTGACTCAAATGTTagcattttcccttctctgtccATTAAGATCAGTCTCTGCGTTTCACTGTTATCAAGGTAGCATTTCGGTCCAGTGAAACTTCATgtagcagcagcaccacatGGAAGAATCTAAGAGACTGCCAAATTCTGAGTGAAGAAGCACTCCTTGATGCTAACTATCAAAGAACAGAATAGCTTGCGGGCTTAATACATGATGCTCTGCATTTAAATAATCTCAGACCATTAAGAGTCTCAGAACAGAATTTACTCACCAACTGTGCGAGAGTCACAAGGATACTACTAAACCATAACTGCATGCAACAAAGTTGAAATCTCACCTGGATTCTGCAAGCACCAGGCTGAGAGACGCCCAAAGATACCAAAGAAATCATGAAGGTATTGTTTGCCAGACTGAGGAATCATTGGCAACATGGTTATTAGCACTAGGACACCTGTGGTGAGTACTACTACATCTGTGTCAGTCTGCAAGAAGGGAGAAAACCTGCATTAGTCAGTTAAAAGTgttgaactttatttttttccaaggatgAGGCGAAGACTGAATCATCATCATGGAAAAAGTTCTCTTCTTTGAAAACATCCCCTCTGAGACCTGCCATAATCTAATGAACCAACATTATTGTCTCTTTCATCCAGAACAACCCTAAGAACAAAAGATTTGCGATTCTTGCTCCTATTCTGCTGCCGCTTTTCTGTATAAAAGCTTGACTTAGTTAAAAAGTGAACATCACCACAGTTCCATGAttgagtagaaaaaaaatcactggtaTGTGAAGCATCTTATGTACcaccttccttctttcccagaGCTAAGAACACACAGTGTTCAGAGCCTAAGAAATCGCAAATCTGATCAGGGTATTCAGAGATGTTGGCTAATTACCAGTGCAAGGGTCAAACGCTTTTCTAATAAACCTGGCTGATTACTCTGGCTGCTAAGTATTTCATACAGCAGTAATTCAAACAATAGCTAGAACCCCATGGCTTACACCAAGAGAAAGGGATGTGGCAGTAAAACCTTTAGCTAGGTGAAACTATGTAACAGAGAATCAGATTTTAGgacagaacacagaaaatgccTGAACTCTTTCCCCGTAGGGTCCCTACTTGCTTCCCTTGTTTAATGCACGTTTTCCTGGGTAGTTCCTCTGCTTTGCCGGGACAGGGTGTAAACAGCACAGGAGAACCTGCGGccaggtgctgctgagctggtcTTGGTATCTCCCAAGAGCTGCTTGGGCTGATCAGACATATCCAGTGTCACGGATTTTTGTTCCTCTGTGTAATCTACAGCTTCTGTTCTCCCTCAGTCAGACACAACCTCTCACAGCACATTTCatgtccatccccatccctctgtACACATCCTGAGCATTTCCACGTCTGTTCTGCTCCCAGCAGCTTTCTGACACACTTCGCTCCTCTCGCCATTACATAAGACTCACACTGGAAAGGGTAACAAACCCTAGTGAGGCACGCCAGGAGTTCCAGGAACAGCActtggagctgctgctttggcagTTACAAACtcgtggttttgttttgaagagcaCTGGCACTTGACTACATTGTGCATTTTAATGTGACTCAAGTGACTAATATGAATTCTTCACCATCATATTAAATGATATTACAGACAATGCATTCTAGGTCTCAAAAAACTTTCCATTCTTTCTTCACTGTTACAATGCTGTACGGTATTATAACTGAtaaatttgctgatgacacaaataaacaaaaaaccaaagcgTGGGGAAACGGCTACCTCCTTGTAACCCAGCACGTCTGTAGCTAAGAAGGGAAAATCAGGTGATTCCAAGGTAATTTCACCATGGAATAGCCTCTTGCGTGGCCCATCTACACTGCAAGTATTTGACCTTACATGCACAAATTTCAGAATGCACTAACGGGAAGTTACTGTACTTCTCATTAAATTAATACTTAATATATCCATCGACTTCACCGACAGCCCTCTGTCTTTAGCCCACTTTAGAAAAGTTGTAGTAAACTTCCCTAACTCAAATTCACACAGTGACAGTGGCTTTTAGAAACAAGATGGTCAGTAACAACAGGATCAGCACAGAGTATTTAGTTGATACAATTCCACTGTGGCTCAGTATTCTAACCAACATTTTACCTCTTCTCACAGCTTAAATAAATGACatcaaaacagaacacaaatgcCTTGCATTACAGGTACGTATGTTTACATCAGGTGTACAAGTGTTTTACAGTTCTTACCTTGAGACATTTAAGTAAGGAAAGCAGGAGAGGTGCTTGAGAAAGCTTATGTTTCCAAGATGGTTGTCGTCTGATCACGTGTCCCAGCAGAGAGAGAGTGGGTAGACGGGTAGCAGCTTTGCCCATATATTCATTAATTTTGTCCAGTAGATGCTGATAGAGGATTTTGCAGAGAGTggtagaaaaaagaaaggtatttaTATCTAACTGGTCCATGTTCTTTTTCACCGATTGATATTCAGCAGTCTGCCATCGCCAGTTATGGAAACTATGGGCATTTTACAAATATACAGCATCCaagagcaaataaaaccaagcaATAAATTTAAGTCTGCTGGTAGCAAAATACAAACTATTCAGTCCAGAAGCAGTCACTACACTTCATAACATTcatcataaataaaaaaaagatctggTCAGCAGAAGTAAAACAATTTGTAGTGTCATTACCTCAATCTGTTTAAAAATCCTTACTTCCTCTCAAAATATCCTATTTGTTTTGGGCTAACACATCCAGCACTGAACAAGCAGCAGTAACATTGCAAAGAGACAACATCAGTCCTCAGAAAACTTTCATTTATAAAGGTTCTTTGCTGAATTGGGTCAGTTTAAGCAACCCAAGAAATTGAGACctttgaagtttttttaaaacttcactaGTCTTACTACAGAGATACTACACCTCTACAACAAGGTCATTCTATATCAGAACAGAAAACCAGATTTCTAACAGATGCTGTTTAAAGGCTGCTTCAATACCAGGCTAAAATCTGCCATACTTAATAACAAGATTTGGTTCTTTTTACCTTGTCATGAGGCTCTTGCAGCATGGACAGTATATGCAGTGCCTGCTGAGAATTGGTTTCCAAGTAATAGTCCACCAGGTTGTTCACAAGCACAGGGCCACGGTCTGTCAGTTTGtttacagcaagaaaaaaaaaaaaacaaaccatacaCTCTCATTACACTGAAGATGAAACATTTGTTACAGGGATGTTGCACAACTTTTTAACAACTATTACATAATTTATAACACAAACCAGTACTTACTGTTACCAGACCTTTAGGAAAATGAGACCTCTCAACTACATTTTCTAGTTCCTAACGATTCGAGCAATTGCATTTGGCTCAGGGAAAGTAACTACGTTTTTTAATAATGAACAATTACTGTGGCACTCTCTAACCTTAAAAACTGAGAGGTAGCTGAACTCCACCAAGAGTATTTTACCCAGGACAGGTAAAGAGTTCAGGAGTAACTTTACACTCTCTCCCTTGAGCAGATAAAAGAGAATGCGTTCAGGGACAAGGACAGTGACAACGCTCTCATGCTCTGAAAAGGCTCTATCAACATTAGAGATGCCTTAATAGCAGAAATCATTTTTGCAAGA
The genomic region above belongs to Caloenas nicobarica isolate bCalNic1 chromosome 19, bCalNic1.hap1, whole genome shotgun sequence and contains:
- the TSC1 gene encoding hamartin isoform X3 gives rise to the protein MAQQGNVGELLSMLDSPILSVLEDVTAVFKDNLICDRGPVLVNNLVDYYLETNSQQALHILSMLQEPHDKHLLDKINEYMGKAATRLPTLSLLGHVIRRQPSWKHKLSQAPLLLSLLKCLKTDTDVVVLTTGVLVLITMLPMIPQSGKQYLHDFFGIFGRLSAWCLQNPGHVADIYLVHLHASIYALFHRLYGMYPCNFVSFLRSHYSMKENLETFEEVVKPMMEHVRIHPELVTGSKDHELDPRRWKRLETHDVVIECAKISLDPAEASYEDGYSSVSRKLSTSLKHHQTDPSASSDIDTQSSYGTSTPYSTPRLTLSQMPGQLPQILSPQTIRLPTEAQQVTIWSPSAVCGMTTPPTSPGIVPSEPSHSASQPYSKALGTSAGGKGTPLGTPATSPPPPCASDDFVHVSIPSAAAMPPKKEDKPDSGRPSLYRQQNVINSDKSLDTPGSKSSVTLSDLPEFLGGLSFEDSAEKDREEDAISKEISEITTDAEHMVPRGGFDSPFYRTNESLSGSQKKTHSAVSGVQGHSQTSEPLTSSLDKPGPESARETPKQTFTPIDKPCGGSAESPAGNREGASGEMCILAPSPCKVPAQRRMVFGSGQPPLYDHLFEVALPKTAYLFVGKKTEELLKKAKGTQDEECVSSTSPVEVLDRLIQQGADAHTKELNKLSLPSKSADWTHFGGSPPSDEIHTLRNQLLLLHNQLLYERFKRQQHALRNRRLLRKVIKATALEEHNAAMKDQLKLQEKEIQALKLSLQKEQARYHQFQEEHENIVAQLHSQIRQLQHDREEFYNQSQELQTKLEDCRNMIADLRLELKKANNKVCHTELLLSQVSQKLSNSESVQQQMEFLNRQLLVLGEVNKLYLEQLQHKHTDTTKVEMLHAAFWKELEKAKLCVQQQSQRLDASQKRIVELESQLAKKDHLFLEQKKYLEDVKIQARGQLQAVESRYKAQKRITQAFELEILDLFGRLEKSSLLKKLEDEKTEAAEAAEERLDCANEDTVAGYSEETIGRNGETQPPSTRGSSSGKGGSNSELSTPEKPQNQRFSSRWETSVLLEPSTTVPLTVGSLPSSKSFLGMKARELFRNKSESQCDEEGVTISRLSDALKTELCKDPSMETKAPPSPDNLSLSPKIQESSVGQLHIMDYNETHHDHS